From the genome of Impatiens glandulifera chromosome 9, dImpGla2.1, whole genome shotgun sequence, one region includes:
- the LOC124913929 gene encoding serine/arginine repetitive matrix protein 1-like, whose product MSGGFFRGTSAAQDTRFSNKHAKLMKSQKFHPELDHLVDIRKVKMDVMKPWIATRVTEFLGFEDEVLINFIYGLLDGKEVNGKEVQIQLTGFMEKNTGKFMKELWTLLLSAQQNSSGVPQQFLDAKEEETRKKKVETDRIADEIQRKKELEKKDSEPEKRRKLEDEADFREKDDPRSRHEKQESSAHFADEEFSKRNGSRGRSRITRTRSVSKSVSNSRSYSGERQRPRSTSKSPQPRGRSISSDRMRHSRPKGRSITPPRRPSSRRSRSPIRRNSNSRQRSSSRSRRRSRSPPNRRLRSPLRRRSRTPVRSRSPIRRRSRTPVRHRSRSPIRRRSPSPVDSRSASPVRRRSPPVRRRTPPSPYRRRSPPAFKRRLPSSPYRRRSPSPVQRRSMSPPMRRSRSPVRRRSPLPPVRRRYQRSPSRSRSPIHYKSSVLVRRRSPKSSSVEGDSSQSPVRHMSKSPIRRKSPRRQRSPVQERETTRANRKLSPNHKGHDSARKVPISVRSPQRNVRDKEFSPRKAPAPLLSPDSSPSRSGSTPPTRRTSSEDPPSPHAIPLKDHVQRSKTGVEEEEAKHAREYVHHRNKPVERQPSYSIATDDHKKTLEKDDLKGSRRHTEAQNPSNGREERKNRDNEKPSNRDFSDNQPKSPDVDKDGRRQEGKDADDAKGSWRNGSESNVKSIGQIDEKESSGPMNTSGLQESDKLQPEFEGKRKDGGRSRRRDDSDSSDSFDSETGRKESAKKRRRKEEKKQKKEERRRRKEDKRRRREERSDEKRKKKLVDTSTSIKQLSSDNEESRDSSGSDFEHKAKKASYRSDGGLSESEQQKKLEIELRNKALESLKAKKKRSVH is encoded by the exons ATGTCGGGTGGATTCTTTCGA GGAACGTCGGCCGCACAGGACACTCGGTTCTCAAACAAGCATGCCAAGTTGATGAAATCGCAGAAGTTCCATCCGGAGTTGGATCATTTG GTGGATATCAGAAAGGTGAAGATGGATGTCATGAAACCATGGATTGCCACCAGGGTGACTGAGTTTCTAGGATTTGAGGATGAAGTTCTTATCAATTTCATTTATGGTCTTCTTGATGGAAAG GAAGTTAATGGCAAGGAGGTTCAGATTCAACTAACTGGATTCATGGAGAAAAACACTGGAAAATTTATGAAAGAGCTATGGACCCTTCTTCTTAGTGCACAGCAGAATTCTAGTGGGGTTCCTCAACAATTTCTTGAtgctaaagaagaagaaactagGAAGAAGAAG GTTGAGACAGATAGGATAGCTGATGAAATTCAAAGGAAGAAAGAGTTGGAGAAAAAAGATTCAGAGCCTGAGAAAAGAAGGAAGCTG GAAGACGAGGCTGATTTCAGGGAGAAAGATGATCCAAGGTCAAGGCATGAGAAGCAGGAATCAAGTGCCCACTTTGCTGATGAAGAGTTCAGTAAGAGGAATGGCTCAAGAGGCAGGAGCAG AATCACTCGTACCAGATCAGTTAGCAAGTCTGTTTCCAATTCCAGAAGTTACTCAGG GGAAAGACAGAGACCAAGAAGCACATCTAAATCCCCTCAGCCCAGAGGAAGATCCATTTCCTCTGATAGGATGCGTCACTCTAGGCCTAAGGGGAGATCTATTACACCCCCAAGAAGGCCCTCATCACGCCGCTCTCGTTCTCCTATACGCAGAAACTCAAATTCTAGGCAAAGATCCTCTTCACGATCAAGGCGTAGATCACGTTCTCCTCCAAACCGCAGGTTGCGTTCTCCTCTGAGGCGCAGATCCAGGACTCCTGTTAGATCAAGATCACCAATCCGCCGTAGATCCCGAACACCTGTTAGACATAGATCTAGGTCACCAATTAGGCGCAGATCACCATCTCCGGTTGACAGTAGATCAGCTTCTCCTGTCCGTCGTAGGTCACCTCCTGTACGCAGGAGAACACCACCCTCTCCCTATAGACGTAGGTCTCCACCTGCTTTTAAACGGAGGTTGCCATCTTCTCCATATAGGCGTAGGTCACCATCTCCAGTGCAACGTAGATCAATGTCTCCACCAATGCGCAGATCACGATCCCCTGTCAGACGTAGATCACCGTTGCCTCCTGTGAGGCGACGTTACCAGAGATCTCCTTCTAGATCTAGATCTCCAATTCATTATAAATCTTCTGTCCTAGTCCGTAGGAGATCGCCTAAGTCTTCCtcggttgaaggagatagtTCGCAATCTCCAGTTCGCCACATGTCTAAATCACCTATCAGGAGGAAATCACCAAGACGTCAGAGATCTCCCGTTCAAGAGAGAGAGACAACCAG GGCTAATAGGAAGTTATCTCCCAATCATAAAGGACACGATTCTGCTAGGAAGGTACCTATTTCTGTAAGATCACCCCAGAGAAATGTGAGGGACAAAGAATTTTCTCCTAGGAAAGCACCAGCTCCCTTGCTTTCACCAGACAGTTCCCCATCTCGTTCAGGATCTACTCCTCCCACTAGGAGAACTTCCAGTGAAGATCCTCCAAG TCCTCATGCCATTCCTCTGAAGGACCATGTCCAACGTTCAAAAACTGGAGTAGAGGAAGAAGAAGCTAAGCATGCCAG GGAGTATGTGCATCATAGGAACAAGCCTGTGGAAAGACAACCATCATATTCAATTGCCACCGATGATCACAAGAAAACTTTAGAGAAGGATGATTTAAAAGGTAGCCGGAGGCATACTGAAGCACAAAACCCTTCCAATGGAAGGGAAGAAAGGAAGAACAG GGACAATGAGAAACCCTCTAACAGAGATTTTAGTGACAATCAGCCAAAGTCTCCAGACGTTGATAAAGATGGTAGGCGTCAAGAGGGTAAAGATGCTGATGATGCCAAAGGAAGTTGGCGCAATGGATCAGAAAGTAACGTGAAGTCAATTGGACAAATCGATGAAAAAGAGAGTAGTGGGCCCATGAATACTTCTGGACTGCAGGAAAGTGATAAACTTCAACCTGAATTTGAGGGAAAAAGGAAAGATGGTGGAAGGTCAAGGAGGAGGGATGATTCAGATTCAAGTGATAGCTTTGATTCTGAAACTGGAAGGAAGGAATCCGCCAAAAAGAGGAGAAGGAAGGAAGAAAAGAAACAGAAAAAGGAAGAAAGACGCAGGAGGAAGGAGGATAAGCGTAGGAGGAGGGAAGAACGCAGTGATgagaaaaggaagaaaaagcTTGTTGATACTAGTACTAGTATCAAACAGCTTTCATCGGATAATGAGGAAAGTCGCGACTCTTCTGGTTCTGATTTCGAACACAAAGCAAAAAAGGCTTCCTACAGGAGTGATGGAGGGTTGTCAGAATCTGAGCAGCAGAAGAAACTAGAGATTGAATTGAGGAACAAAGCTCTGGAATCACTTAAAGCCAAGAAAAAGCGGTCTGTTCACTAA